The Gemmatimonas aurantiaca sequence GGCGAACCGACCAACTCGCTGTTCAGCATCTTCCGGTCGATCTGGCCGTTCGAGACCATCACGGCCACGGCCCGTGTGCCCCTGGTCATCGACTACACGGTCGGCACGCAGAATTTCGACGACTGGATCCGTCTCGTGCGTGACGTGGAGATCGTGCGGCAGACCGAAGGTGGCGCGCACTATTACTACGGTCTGCTGAGAACCCGCGGCACGAGTGGGGTGCTGGGGTTGGCCAACGGGATTCCGGCGCGCACCGCGATCGGTGTGGACGAAGGTTCGGATTTCGGACCGCTGGAAGCGCGGCTCACCTTCGCGCACGAACTCGGGCATACGATGAACCTGCGGCACTCGCCGTGTGGTGGAGCAGCCGGCCCCGATCCGAACTATCCGTTCTCGGATGGTCGCACGGGTGTGTACGGCATGGACACGTACAGCGGCAACGCGATCAAGGGCCCCGTCCTGAACGACATCATGACGTACTGCCCGAACCAGTGGGTGAGCGCGTACAACTACCGCCGGGTGATGGATTTCCGTCAGGCGAATCCGAACGGCTACGGCAACCTGGCCGCGGCCACGCGGGTGCTGCTGGTGTCCGGCGCGGTTTCGGCGGCAGGCATCACGGTGGACCCGGCCTTCTCGATCACGGCGTCGCCCGCGGCATTCGATCTCAAGGGCACGCATGCGGTCGACGGGTTCGATGTGAACGGCCGTCAGGTGTTCAGCTGGCGCTTCACGCCGCATCGGGTGGAGGACGCGCGCAGCGAACAGGATGCCTTCGTGGTGGCGGTGCCGCTCAGCGACGCCGCGCAGGCCACGGTGGCACGCCTGGTGGTGCGCGAAGTGAGTGCGGCGGCGTCCGCGCGCAGTGCCGTACGGGTGAGTGCACTCAGCATGGCGGCGAACGATGCGATGGCCGCCACGCCGGTGAACGCCCTCGCGCGGCTGCGTCGTTCGGGAAGTGTCACGGAACTCGTGTGGTCGTCGGCCACCACACCGGCCGTGATGGTGCGGGACCGGAGCACGGGTGACGTGATCGCCCTGGTGCGCAACGGCACGCTGAACCTCTCGCAGTTCGGCAGCCTCGAGCAGCTCGATCTGCACGTCTCCGACGGCACGAAGAGCGCGCGGCTCGTCATCGATGCCGCCACGGGAGCGCTCCGTCGATGAACATGCGCTCCCGCATCGCCCTGTTCGCGCTGCTCGTGATTGGCTCGGTGACCGGTTCGGCGTGCCGTACGCCGGCCGCCGAGCGGAATCCCGGGGATTCCACGACCATGCCGGCGGGTACCCAATCGGGTACGTCGTCGGCAGATGGTCCGGCCACCGCGAGCATGCCCGCCGCGCTCCTTCTGGAGCGCGGCCCCTGCTACGGACGGTGCCCGGTGTACAGCGTGGCGCTCTTCACCGACGGCAGTGTGTATTTCGATGGACGGGACCACGTGGGCAGCAGCGGCATCCACAAGAGCGCGGTCGCGTCATCGGATGTCGCGGCGCTGCTCGCGCGGTTCCGTCAGGGCTTCTTCGCGCTGAAGGACACCCTGTACACACAGGATACGCCGGGCTGCGGCAACTTCGTGACCGATGGCCCGTCCATCAACATCGCGCTGCAGGATGGAACACGCAGTCGGCGCGTGCGTCTCGATGGGGGGTGCACGGGCGCTCCTGCTCTCATTCGTCAATTCGGTGCGGCGATCGACAGTGTCGCGCGCACCTCGTCCTGGATCGTCGGAAACGGAGGAACGGACTGATGTTGATCTCCACGACCCTCGCGCTGGTTCTCGCGATCGTGCAGCCACCGGCCAGCAGCACCTCGGCGGCGCCGGTGAGTGGTACGGCTGCCGTGAACGCGGTGAGTGACCATCTGCAGAAACATCCCAAGCGGAAGATGACGGCAGCCACGGCAAAAAAGGCTGCTGCCCGTGACGCGGCGGCCGGCGCCGGTGCATCGGGCAGCGCCTCGACAAAAGCCCCCGCGCCGCCGGCCGTGAAACCGGCTGCGAAGAAGAAGCCCGCTTCGACGCGCTGAGGCGCGGGCACACAACACAAACAACAAAAAAGCGTTGCCACGGATTACGCGGATGGGGCGGAAACTGCACGGATAACTACGGAAAAGCACCCGTTGTTGATCCGTGTTGTTTCCGCCCCATCCGCGTAATCCGTGGCGACGCTTTTTGTTGTTGTCTGTTCGATCTATTTCAGCGAGAGCGCGCCCGAAGGCCGCACGCTCAGCACACGCCAGCGTGAGCCGTCGCGTTGCAGTTCCGCCGTGAATTGCCCCGAGCGCTTGCGGTTCGCACCAAAGGGCGAGCGCACGTTCACGTCGGAGGAGAAGGAGGCGTTGGCATGGGATCCCTGGAGATCCACGTCGAGGCCCTGCGGCGCGCCCACCGAGATACGCCCTTCGCGGGCCAATGCGACCCAGTCGCTCCTGAGATTGCCCTGCAGCAGGGATTCCGCACCGGAGACCTGGGCGAGTTCACCCAACGCATTCGAAAGCACGGAGCGAATGGCGTCACGCGCCGCGCTCGCCGTTTCCACGGTGGCGGGCGCAGGACTCGGCGACGGCGTGACGGGTGGAACAACCGATCGTACATCGTCGCCTCCGCTGCGTGGAGGTTCGTTGGAGCCGGACGATCCATCCGATGATCCGCCGCCTCGCGCACGCTGCGCCGGGGGATTCGGTGTACGCTCGCGGCTGCCCGAGCCGGCGGGTGGAGAGGAAGGGGGAACGACGGGTTCCGACGGCACCGGTCCCGCGGCCGGCGGAACACGCAGCGAGGAGGCGTCTTCGCCCGGCGCATTGGAGACCGAACCCCCGCCCGCTGGATCGGGAGTGACGGCCACGGTATCGGCGGCCGGCTGCTCCGGCGGAGGCGCCGGCGGTGTACGCCAGGCCCGTACACCCAGACCGGCCGCGGCGAAGATCACGCCCGCCGCGGCGTAGACACGCCAGTCGGTCCAGCGATGCGCCGTAATGCCCGTACCGTTGCCGGTTGCCGTGGACTCCATGGAAGAGCCGATCCGTGTGGGCTTCGGATACTCCCCTGTGCTCGTGATCGACGCCTCCGCGAGCCGCGTTTGTGCAACCGGGCGGGCATCGGCAAGACGGGTTTCCGCGATCGACCCGGCGGAATGCGCATCCGGTCCCGCATCGGGTCGCGCATCACGCCGCAATTCACGCCGCAATTCGCGTTGCGGCTCGCGCGTGACGGGTGCGTCGGCGTCCGCCACATCCGCATCCGGGTGATCGTCCGGGCCGGCATCCACCGCCAGCCGCGTCTCCGGTGCGGGGGTGGAACGCTTCTCGTTCCGTGTGCGCGCCGCCGCCGGTGCGAGTTCGAGCGCCCGTGCCAGCTCCTGCGAAAACGCCATCGCGTTCGGGAAGCGATGTGTCGGTTCGTTGGCCATCGCGCGGAACACGATGTGGTCCACGATCGACGGAACCTCGGGCACGAATTCACTGGGCGGCGGTGGGGGATCATTGAGCTTCTTCATCATGAGCGCATAGTCCGAATCGGCGTCGAACGCCATGCGGCCCGTGATGAGTTCGAAGAGCACCGCCCCGACCGCATAGAGATCGGTGCGGCCGTCCACTTCCTGACCGCGCAGCTGCTCCGGCGCCATGTACATCGGCGTGCCCACCGCGTGTCCCACCTGGGTCTGTCGGCTGCGACCCAGCATGCGCGCGATGCCGAAGTCCATCACCTTCACGGCGCCATTGTGCGCCAGCATGACGTTCGCCGGCTTGATGTCGCGGTGCACCACGCCCATATCGTGTGCATGATCGAGCGCATCGAGCATGGCGATGCACAATTCGCACGCCCGCGGCCAGGTGATGCGCCCCGAGCGTTCCACGATCGTTTCCAGTGTGTCGCCACGCACGAACTCCATGATCATCAGCAGTTCGTCGCCGTGTTGCTCGAGACCGTGCAGCGTGGCGATGCGCGGATGACTCAGACGCGCCAGCGCCTTGGCTTCCTGCCGGAAACGCTCCACCAGCGCTTCCTTCCGCGCGAGATCGGGGCGCAGCACCTTGATGGCCACTTCACGGTCGAGCATGCGATCGACCGCCCGGTACACACTGCCCATCCCCCCGTCGCCGAGCCGGTCGACGATGCGGTAGTTCCCGACGACACGCCCGATCATGACACGATTCCGATCGTGCGGGTGATGCCGGGCGCTGCCGCCGGACGATCGGCCGCACGGAGATGCACGATCACCGCCGAGATGTTGTCGAGACCACCCCGTTCCCGGGCGAGCGCGATGAGCCGGTCGCAGGCCACCTGCGCGTGCGGCAATCCGTGGGTCATCACCGTCCGGATGTCTTCATCGCTCACGAGATCGTAGAGTCCGTCGGAACAGAGCAGAAACACATCGTCGGGTTGCACGATGAAGGGATGATTCCAGCTGCTCACCTCGATGGAGGCATGACTGCCCAGGGCCCGCGAGATGACATTCTTGTCCGGATGATGACGCGCCTCTTCGAGCGAGAGGATGCCGCGCCGCACCATGTCCATCACCGCGGAGTGGTCTTCCGTCATGAGGAGGAGATCGCCTCCCCGCAGCAGATAGCAGCGCGAATCGCCCACGTGTGCGCACCAGGCGGCGCCGTCGCGCAGGATCAGCGCACAGCAGGTCGTGCCCATGCCGCGCAACGCGGGCTGCCGGCGTCCGGCATCGTGAATGGCACGATTGGCTGCCTGGATGGCCTGTACCAGCGCGTCGGGCAGTTGGGTGTCATTGACGTCGAGTGTGTGCACGATCGTGTCGCGCGCGAGTGCACTGGCCACTTCACCGGCTTCGTGTCCCCCCATGCCGTCGCACACGAGGGCCAGCACACCATGCTGGCGCATCGCCCGTTCGGAATCGGGAACCCGCAGCAGCAACGCGTCCTCATTGAGTTCCCGCACACAACCCGGATCGGTGGCCGTGCCGGTCTCGAGATGCCAGGGTGCGGCGGCGGCCACCACCCGTCGCTGATCGTTCGTATCGCGCAGCGGATCGACATGTCGGCGCGCGGACGAAGCGGGAGAGGCCGTGCTCTGGCCGGTGAACCAACCGACGACGGTTTGCAGTAACGACATGACGCGCTCGTGATGACCAGGATGACTGGAGAGAATGCGATGAATGTCAGGGAGTCCGACAGCGCCGCATGCTTTCCATCACCGCATCGAGACCTTCGGTGATGCGCAAACGCACGGGCGTGTCGTCGCAGCCGGCGCGCCGAAGCACCAGCGAGATTTCGGCACCGAGTGGCGCCTCGAGCTGATAGGGCGTCGTGCCCACGGGCACGTCGTCGCGATACACGTCGGCCCGGCCTTCGAGCACGCGGATGGTCACCCGACGCAGGGTTCGGGATGCATTGCCGCCATCCGCGTGACCGGTCACACCGCTGCCCGTACCGCTGCCCGTGTGTCCGCCCATACCGACACCCCCGCCGACCTCCGTCGAATCGGATTTCCGGGGATCGCCGCCGTCGGAGGGGCTCTGCAGGGTCACGATGAAGAACGCCAGCGCGACCACCGAGACGAGCCCCGCCAGCACCAGACGCCATTCGCGGGAGGCGCGTCGCGCCACCTCGCCGCTCCGGCTGATCTGTTTGCGCAGCAAGGCCGACGGTTCCGAGATGATGCCCCATCCCGGCAGCAGTCCACCGGCCGGTGCATCGGCATCCGCATGCAGCCGGCGGATGTCCTCGAGCAGTGCGGTCACCGACGGATAGCGGTCATCGGGACGCACACGCAGACATCGCGCCACCACGCGGTCCACGTCACGCGTCACCGCGGTGCGCAGCGCGGAAGGCGGCGAGTAACTGCCCTTGAGGATGTGCTCACCCAGCAATCCGGGTGCATTGGCGGCGAACGGTGGAATGCCGGTGAGCATCTCGTACAGCACGATGCCGAGCGCCCAGATGTCCGAACGCGGCTCGGCGCGCCCCGTGGTGAGCTGCTCGGGCGCGAGCGATTGCAAGGTACCCACCACATTGCCCGTGCTGGTGAGACGCGGCGCACCGGGGGCCATGGCGATGCCGAAATCGAGCAGCTTCACCGTGCCGTTTTCACTGATGCGCACATTGTTCGTCTTGAGGTCCCGGTGCACCACGCCGCTCCTGTGCACGTATTCCACACCCTCGGCGAGCGCGGTGAAGACGCGCAACGCCTCCGGCACACTCATGGGACCGGCGCGGCGCAACCGCTCGTCGAGCGATTCGCCGTCGATGTACTCCATCACCAGGCAGGGCAGACCATCGACCTCGAGATAGCCGAACATGCGCGCGATGTTCGGATGCACCAGTGCCTGGTGAATGCGGGCTTCGTTGCGGAACCGCTCGAGCCCCGTGCCACCCACCGCTGTTTCATTGAGCATCTTGATCGCGGCCACCTGACCGGTGTCGCGATGCATCACCCGATACACGGCGCCCATGCCACCCGCTCCCACGAAATCGATGACCCGGTACGGACCGATCGTCGCACGTCTGATGAGAGCGGGGGACATGGGCGGAATGTCTGCGGGCAGGGGACGGTCAGCGCGCGGTCGGGTCGCCGATCTTGAGCAGCTCCATGGCGTACCGGATCGGGATCGCGAACGAGATCTGCGCGTCGGTGGTCTTGCCGGCGAAGTAGATGCCGATGACGTTGCCGAAGGCATCGAACATCGGCCCGCCGCTGTTGCCACCACCCGTGGAGTTGATCGTCAGCTGATAGGTGTCACCACCGGGAGCCAGCGTGATGAATCCGTCGCGTACTTCGGTATCGGCGGCCCGCAGGATCTTGCCGATGTTGCCCGTGGACAGCGTCGGATCGGGCAGGATGCGCTGCTGCGCCTCGCGGTTGAACATGTCACGCGACTTGATCACGGTGATCACTTCGTCGGACACGCCCGGGTATCCCATGACCGTGACGGCATCACCCTGTCGCGTCTTGTCGTAGGTGTCTTCCATGTTGACGTACGACAGTGCCTGCGGTGCGTCGACCTTGATGAGCGCGACATCGTGACGCTGCGAGGGACGCACGTTGGCGGCTTCGAACGGTGTCGGGTCCTTCGGAAAGCGGACGTACAGATATTCCACGCGGGCCTGGAAGTCGCCGATGTCACCCTTGGGACCGGCCTGCTTCGTTTCCGACGGAATCCACTGACCCGGCGGACGTGTCACGACGGGATTGCCGCCTTCGTCGAGCATCGGCTGACCGGTGCGTCCGTCGAGAATCGGACCCACGTCGTTCGGATTGAAGCGATACCACGTCTGCCAGTTGTACGCCACGTGCCGGTTCGTGATGATGAAACCGTTGGACGTCACGACGAAGCCCGAGCCGCGCGAACTCACGCCGATGGGTTCACCGGCATTCTGATCGAGTGTGAGTGCCGGTTCGATCGCACTGCCCACCTGCACGTACGCGGGAACCATCTGACGACCGTTGTCCACGATCGGACGACGCGACCCGTCGCGCATCTTGATGACGTTGGGCACGAGGCGATGATAGACCTGTCCGCCCGAACCCCGATGCGTGAGCTTCCAGCTGAAATCCACCTGCACCACGGCCGGGGAATGCGCGGCCGCGATCTCCGCCGGTTGCAGTTGCTTCGACAATTCCCCCGCGCGGCCCGTCGCCTTGCCCAGACTGTCGAGACGGGCCTTGGTCTTGCCGCCCTGTTCCTCGAGTTTGTCGGCCTGCAGGCGATTGTACCCCACCACGCCGATGATCAGAGCGGCCGCGACGCCGAGGACCGCGAACATGTTGCGACGACCCTGGTTGCGGGTCTCGCCAATCATGCGCTCCACCGTGGCCTTGCCGATGCTGTTGGTCGGCGCGGGTGCGTTGCCCGTCCCGCCGGACCCGGACGATCCGGACGCCGCCGGTGGCGCACCGACGCGCGTTTCCGCCACACCCGCCACGGCTCCGCCAAGACGCGTGGCCTTCACATACATGGCCGGCAACGGATCGATGTCGAACTGCAGTTCCGGACCGCCGGCGCCAAGCTGGATCACGTCGCCCGGTTGCAGCGGACGATCGCCCACCACGCGCAGTTTGTTGAGGAACGTGCCGTTGCGGCTGTTCAGATCGGTCAGTGTGAACCGATAGGGATCGTTGGCATCGCGGGCGATACGGGCATGCTGTCGACCCACGAGGTCGTCCTTGTCCGGGTCGAACCGCACGCCGGCACTGGGATCGCGGCCGATGGTGAGTTCGGCGAACTGCTCCAGCGGGAATTCCTCGAGCTGACTGGCCTTCGACCCTTTCAGATGGCGGAGGACGACGCGTTCCATTGCTGAGATCTCCATGAGAGGCGGTGCGGGCGGCACCGGGATGTGGAGCGCATGCGGACCGGTGTGGAGGCCACGGTCATCTGGCATCGCTCATTCACCCACGCGCAGTCCCGTGCCAAAACAGCTCATGCCGGGGGCCGATGGGTGCTCCGACCCGCACCGACCCGCACCGACCTGCAGGGATCGATGGGACATCATCACAGGGACCAGGTGGGAGATCGATCGGGGTGCCGCGCGTGAGCTGGTCCGTCGGCGGTTTGCGCGTGTGTAGGCAGATCGGAGATCCATGGTCACGTCGGGCCTGGCCTCTCCGGACACTCCTGCCTTCGAGGATCGGTCCATGTCCGCAGTTCGTCGTTCTTCCTTTCTGACGGCCGCGCTGTGCTGCGGTGCGCTCGCCGCGCCGTTTGCCGGAGCGCTGTCGGCGCAGTCGGCGCAGCGTTTCTCCGTGCAGGCATCCGGCCTCTATGTGGGCGCGTATGGTGATGCCTATGAAGGACTCAAGCCGGGCGCCGGAGCCGAAGCGCAATTGCGGTACACGCCGAGCGTGTGGTCATTCGGGGTCGGCGGACAGATGTCGTCGCACGATCTGAATGAACCCGGCTTCAAAGGATACAAGGTCAGGCTGACGGGAGCGTTCTTCGAGCCGCGTCGCGTGATCGATGTGGGCAGTGCGCAGGTCGCGCCCTACATCTCGGCGCGGTTCGCGTACCTGCGCCAGTCCATCGATCTGGATCTCACCGATGGCGTCAGCTCCGTCGATCTGAAGGCCGAGGCCAGCGGTGGGCAGGTCAATGTGGGCGGCGGATTGCTGTTCCGCATGTCACCGCGCATCAATCTCGATCTCGGCGCCACCTTCGGCATGATCCGCTTCGGGGACGTCGAAGTGAACGTCCCCGGCTACGGACAGACGACGGTGAGTGGATCGAGTGGAACCGGTCAGAATCTCGTGGTGCGCGCCGGTCTCGCGATCGGTCTCGGCAAATGACGACCCGACGGCCGTGAGGCGGGGACGATCGTCGGGTGAGTCGTAGAACCGTGGCAGCGTCGCCGGGCCGGTTGCAGGGCCTGTCTCAGCGGCAGGCGTAGCGTCAGTCGGTCTGGTCCATGTCCACCTGACCGCTCAGGCGGCGCGACAGATGCGACCAGCTCATGCCCACGGCCAGCAGGAGGGCGGTGCAGAAGAGCACGACGTGCGTGAGTCCCCGTCCCGAGGATGCGCTCACGATGCCGAGGTCGAGCAGCAGCCATACCAGTCCACCGGAGATGGCCAGCACGATCATCGCGCCGCCCAGTCCGATGGAACGTCGGGTGGCGTTCAGGAACACGACCCACGCCGCCAGCAGGGCGAGACCGGCCAGGAACTTGAGCGAGGCCGGACCGGAGGTCTGCACACCGGTGCGCAGCGGCGCGATCGCCCAGTGGAAGTACGAAATCCCCTCGGGATTGTAGGTCGCGAAGACGAGAAACAGTGCCGCAACGGCGCGCAGCAGGAGGCCGCGGGGACCCGGGTCGTTGGCCATGGGGTGAAAGGCAGAGTCAGGGTGGAGAAAGCAGGGAACGCTGGTGCCGGCGCAGCCACCAGCGTCCGACGGCGGTCAGGCACCACAGCAGTGCCGCCACCACCAACAGGAACTTGAAGGTCGCGGCGGTTCCGGCAAGCAGGGCGCGCGCGGGAGTCGCGCCCGATGTGATCGTCTGCCAGAGCAGGAGATTCTCCAGACCGTCGAGTGGCGTGCAGAGCAGTACGAGCCACGCGAGGACGTGTCCCAGATCGCAGAATCGCGAAGGACCGTGCCGTTGCTCGACGGTCTGGAGGAGGCGGATGCCGGTGAAGAAGCACCACGGATAGACGAGCAGAAACGCCACGTCGATCCCCAGGTGGACCCGTGCGGTTTCCAGCAGATTCTGTCCCCGCCAGGCGTCGACGATGTGGGTGGCCCGGGCGGCGCTGAACGCCAGCTCGAAGCTCACGATGCCGGCCGGCGCCTCGGGCAATTTCAGGGGAGCGCCGAGCACCGCGAGCTGCGCCATGAGCACGAGCGAGAGCGTCGTCAGAAAGAGCCAGCCGAGAATGCGCATGCGGAGAGGGTAGCGCGTCGGATTCGCGCGCGGAACGGGAAGACGCTATCTCTCATGCATGATTCCGGCTTTGCCCGTTTCCGCGGACGCCCTGATCGGCGTGGCGGTTGGCCTCGGCCTCGCAGCGGCGGCCGGTTTTCGTGTCTTCGTACCCCTGCTGGCCGCCGCCGTGGCCGCTAAGACCGGCGTGTTGCCGCTGTCACCGGGATTCGAATGGCTGGCCAGCACACCGGCGCTGGCCGCACTGGGCACGGCGACGGTGCTCGAAGTGGGCGCGTATGCCGTGCCGTGGCTCGATCAGTTGCTCGATCTGGTCGCCACACCCGCCGCCATGATCGCCGGGATGCTCGCCGCGGCCTCGGTGGTGGTGGAGTTGCCGCCGTTGCTCAAGTGGAGTGCGGTATTGCTGGCAGCGGGCGCGGCCGGCATGACGCAGGGCGCGACGGTGTTCACCCGTTTCAAGAGCACCACGTTGACGGGCGGCATCGGCAACCCGGTGGTGTCGACGCTCGAACTGGTGAGCGCCGTGGTGACCAGCGCGTTCGCGATCTTCCTGCCCATCCTGACGCTGGTGGCCGTGGTACTGCTGCTGGTGTTCTTCACGCGTCGGGTGCACGGCGTGATTTTCGGTCGCCGTGGCGCGCGGGTCGCGAGTGAGGACATCGGCCCGCCCCGTGTGCCGCGGGGGCCTTGAGTCCGCGGCGTCTTACGGTCCCTTCGCCGGCGTGATGACGATATTGCGGTATTCCACCGCCGTGTGATCGCCCTGCAGGTAGATCGGCCCTGGTGCGCCTTCGTTGCTGTCGAGCGCGCCGCCGGTGATGCCCGGAATGGTCTGATCGGCAATGACGGTCTTGCCGTTGAGCACCACCGTCACGCGCCGCCCGATGAGCGTGATGTCGTAGGTCTGCCAGACACCCGGTCCCTTCGAAGCGTTTTCATTGGCGGTGAGAAAGCCGTACACGCCGCCGAGGTGCACCGGCGTGGGTTCGAGGTCCCCGTTGTCCTCCACCTGCACTTCGTACCGCCCGCGCAGATACACGCCGCTGTTGCCACCCTTCGGATAGCGGAATTCGAGGTGCAGCTTGAAGTCGGTGAAGTGCTGCTTCGTGGCGAGATTGGCGCCCGGCCGGCGGTTGGTGAGCACACCATCCACGATGGCCCACTGACTGGTGCCACCGAGTGGCGTCCAGGCGTCCATCGACCGGCCATCGAAGAGCGTGATGGCCGTGCCCCAGGTGGGCGTGCCGGTGCGGCGCAGCAAGGGCGCGCGCACGCCGGTGAACCGATGTGTATCGCCGCGGGGTGTCACGAAGGTGCCGGTGAGCCGATCGTCCGCGAAGGTGGCTTCCACGCGCAGGTCGTTGGGCTCCGGTTCCCATTGTGGCGGAATCGCAAACCGCAGGGTGTTGTCGACGAATTCCACCTTCGAAATGGGGCGGGCGCTGCCGCCGCTGCCCACGAAACGTCCCACGAGCGTACGGATGCCCGACTGACTCACTTCGAGCCACGAGGGATAACTCCCGTTGGGCCCCTGCACGGTGAGATCCCATCGGCCGATGACCGGGGCGCCCGACTGCGCGCCGAGTCGCTGAGACCCCGTGAGCGGTGCCGCGATCAGCAGCGCGCCCATCACGGCAGCTCGGATGGACAACGGCACGGACGGCACATGGGCCATGATGCGGATCCTCGGGAAGATGGGGTTGGTCGAACGCCGCGTGATCTCCTATTGTTGAAGATGCCGGCAGAATGTGAAGGACACCACTGGCCGGTACCCGTCTCACGCACCACGTTCCCGCCATGCGTCGCATCTCACTGACATCCGGCCTCTGTGTTGCCCTGCTGCTGCTCACCGCCTGCAAGGACGAGCAGACGAAGGTCGCGGAAGCCGCCGCCAAGTCGATCGCTTCGGCAAGAATGCTGGGGCCCGACGACCTGCAGGTTCTGAGCATGGACCGCACGGTCGGCCTCGAAGTGGTCGGCGACTCCGTGCACGTCTTCCTGCCCAACAGCGTGATCCACGTGCCGGCCACGCACATTCAGAATGTCAAATACGCCGACAACCGTCTGCGCTTCGATATCGAAGGGATCGGCATGAAGGTGTTCGAGGTGGGCGATGGCCGGGAGGGCGCCGTGTTCAATCAGGCCGATGCGCTGCGGTTCGTGACCGTGGTGCTGCGCCGGCAGATGGAGATGGAGACGCGCTGACGCGGCGACACGTCCCGGAAAGCACGGTATATCGCCCTACGAACTGCAGGACAGCATCGAGCAGCCCGCTTTGTGTCTGGCCCATTCGGGGCGCCGCTCGGCGAGATGTGCGTGTTCGGGTTGTTCGTCGTACGGTCGACGCAGTACGTCGAGCAGCAGATGCACCTGTGACGGATCGCCGGCCGTCGCCGCATCGATGGCCTGCTGCGCGATGTAGTTGCGAAGCACGAACCAGGGATTGACCGCGTGCATGGCGTGGCGGCGCGCGGTGGCATCGGGGCGCTGGCGTTGTACCACGGCATACCAGCGCCGCAGCCACCCCGAGAGGGCGGCGGCTTCCGCGTCGCGTCGGGCCGGATCGTAGAACACGTCGCCCAGCAGCGCCACCGCCGATGTGCTGGATGTGTTCCCCGAGGTGTCACGCGATGCTTCGTGTGATGCTTCGTCGGGTACGGCGGCGATCCCGCCGAGTGCGCGGAAGAAACGGGTGAAATCGATCTCGGCGCGCTGCAGCAGTTCGAACGCCTCGGTGATGAGCGCCGCCTCGTCGGGGCCATGGCGGAGAAAG is a genomic window containing:
- a CDS encoding DUF1080 domain-containing protein, giving the protein MAHVPSVPLSIRAAVMGALLIAAPLTGSQRLGAQSGAPVIGRWDLTVQGPNGSYPSWLEVSQSGIRTLVGRFVGSGGSARPISKVEFVDNTLRFAIPPQWEPEPNDLRVEATFADDRLTGTFVTPRGDTHRFTGVRAPLLRRTGTPTWGTAITLFDGRSMDAWTPLGGTSQWAIVDGVLTNRRPGANLATKQHFTDFKLHLEFRYPKGGNSGVYLRGRYEVQVEDNGDLEPTPVHLGGVYGFLTANENASKGPGVWQTYDITLIGRRVTVVLNGKTVIADQTIPGITGGALDSNEGAPGPIYLQGDHTAVEYRNIVITPAKGP